The nucleotide window TTAGATGCCAATACTGTCAGGATTGTTGGAAGATTTTTTAATTTTCCAATTAATGACTCTTCCCGTCGGAATAAAAAGTTTCGCAATGCTTTAACTCTACTAATGGAACCTGACCAACCTCGGTTTTATGCATATTGTCTGATAGATCTGGGAAGTATTGTATGCAAGCCGCATAAACCAAATTGTCTGAATTGTCCTTTAAATCCAGCATGTTGTTATGCAGTCAATATTTTATCCTGATTAATTCATCATTCTAAACGAAAATTTTTTTCTTCGGGACTTAAGGTAAACCTGAAAAGTTTTGGCTTTGCTATTAAATGTGTTATACTGTATTTAACAGTAAAATGAGGTGTTCATGGTTATTACGTTAGCTCACCAGAAAGGGGGAGTAGGAAAATCAACGGTGGCCACTAACCTTGCCGTTGAAATGAGACTCCCCGTAATTGATTTGGATTCCCAGCACTCCTGCTATTTGTTTTCTGTTTTGCGAAGAGGAGAGCATTGTAAAGAGCTCTCCGTTTATACTCCTGAAACCGTTGATGAGCTTGAAAAGGTTTTAAGGGAGCTGGACGGACAAGATTTGATAATAGACAGCGGCGGCTACGACAACGACCTAAACAGGTACGCTCTCTTGGTTTCCGATCTTGTTATTACCCCTGTTGCTCCCAGTCAAATAGAGGTTTTCGGCCTGCTCAAATTTGTAGAGATAGTTAGGGAGGCTTTGAAAATTAATCCCAATCTGAGGGTTTACGTTCTTATAAACAATGCAGACCCTCGGAGCTCCAGAGAGAATAGGGAGCTTGAACGGTTTATAGAGAGTGAGGAGAGTTTTAACCTGATTAAAACAAAACTTTACAGGCGGGCAGACTACCGCCGTGCTTACTCTGAAGGTCTCAGCGTTTGTGAATACAATCCCAGCGGGAAGGCTTGCAGAGAAGTTAAAAATCTCGTTTCAGAATTAAATGCTTTGTTATAAAGTATTTAGCATTATATAGCACTAAAGTAATGTGTTATGCTATGGCTGATTTTAGATTACTGTGGAGGAGAGATGTTCAAGAAGCTGGACCCTAAAGAAGAGGCCAAAAAATTTGTCGAAAAGGCTGACCTGAAGAAGAACAGGAGCTCAAGAAAAAGAAGCGAAACCTATATAGCTGTTTACTTTTCTAAAGAGGAGAAGGAGAGAATACTTGAGCTCGCAAATGAAAAAGGCTTAAGTGCCTCAAGCTTTATCAGGAGTATTCTTAAGGAGTTGAAAGTGATTTAAGCTGATTTTCTATCTAGGAATGAATTTGTGGCTTATAATAAGAGTGAACCTTAAAAAGTAGGGGTGGACGGCACCCACCCCACTAGGAAACTTAGCCATGCGATTGGTGGCATCACTAGCTAACAAAATAATAGTCGGGAACGCGAAAGAAGTCAAGCTCAAAGGTTTTATCATGGTGGGTGCCGTCCTTCCCCTTGAGAGGAGGGAAGGATGGCACAGGTGCAGGTAAGACAGGCACTCCCTCTCTCCTTAGAGGAGAGGAGAAAGCTCAGGAACCGACCCCCAATTTGGTTGATTCCCCACCTGTCCAATGACTACAACAGGCAGTTCGTTTACCTTCTTCAGGCCTATGACCCTGTATTGGATGAGATAGTAGGGGTTTACCCGTTTAGGACTTCAGAAAGCTTTGAGCTTATGCTCTCAGACCTGAAAGCTCGAAATCTATGGCCTTTGGTTTCTCCAAACCCTGTTTACGTTCCTAAAGAATTCTGGGCTGAGTATAGAAGGATTGCTTACTTTGACCCCGAAGCAACCGTTAACCTTGCAGTCAGGTATGACCTTTTAAAAGATGAAGCTATCTATACTTTCAACCTTCTCGTGATGGATATAGACAGCCCGTTTAGAAGTGTTCTACCGGCTTGGAGAGAGCTTCAGGAGTTCTTAAGCCTTTATGCAGGCTACAGAGTGTTTAAAACCAAATCAGGCCGTTTTAGGGCTTATCTGAAGCTTGATGGAACGAAGGACCTTAAAAGAGCGAAAGAACTCCTTGCTATTATCTACGCCTTCTTTGAAAGGAGGGGTCTCAGACCTGACCCTTCCTTTGTGGGAAGGCTTAACCATCCTGTTTTCTACGAGGACTACCATCTGTACAGGTATGAGTTAGTGGAAGATGTGGAAGGAGAGCTTTCCTTCTATGGCCTCTACCGCAAAGTCAAAAAGCTCCAGAGGAAGCTTAATCTCTGGACTTTTAAGGGTAAGAACCTAACTGAAGGATTCTGGGGAATAAAGGCTCCTCAGAGGAAACCTAGAAAGGAATGTAGGATTATTAAAGCTCCCGGCTTTAGGAGAAAGCTTAAAAAAGAGCCCCTTGATAATTTTGATCTTTGGAAGCGGGCTGTTTCCTCTCTTGCCCAAAAGCATTCCTCTCGCCGGTATACCTATGTCATTCAGCCTGCTGTAGGCTGGGCCAAGTATTTGGAGCTTCCAAAAGATGAGGTGACTGAGTTCCTAGTGGAGCTTCTTGGTGAGGAAAAGAGAAAAGATGTAGAGAAGGGCTGGAGGTACGTCTGTGATTTTGAGTTTAACTTACCGGGTAGCCTCCGTTGGGCCGGTAAAGTGAAGGAAGAGTGGGAAGGAAAGGTTATTGCAGAACTCCAGGTCAAAGGAAGTGTGAGTAGACAGGAGCTCCTGAAGAGTGTCTTTTATAACCAGAAATGGCTCTGCGACCTTATAATGGATGACCTTGTTGAAAAGGGCATTGTTCTCTGTGGTTTCATTCGTCACGGCCGGGGAAGACCTAAAAAGGTATTTACTCTTTCCCGAGCAGTTAAAGAGCCTCTCAGGAAAGTAGTAAGCCTTGAACTTGAGCTAGCTCTTATAAGTCATGGGTTTAAAGATTCTGGATACAAGGATGAATATTTTAGCCAATATATTAACTCTCTCTTAGAGAGAGTTATAGGTGGTGGTTGGAAGGGAGAAATAGAAAGAGAGTTAGAAGTAGTTAGTTATGACAATACTTGTTTTGGGGGTAATATGGGAGTTTCTGTAGATGGAGTTGTTTTGAAGGCTTTTGCTGATAGGTGTTTATCTTTTGATCTGTCTCTTCTTTCTGGTCGTGTTGTTAAGGGTGCTTGGGTTGCAAGGTTTTCCGAGGAGAAGAAGAAAGTTGTTGTTTCTGGGGAGGTTTTCTCCTTTCAGGATCTTGCTAGTTTTAACTTTAGGGCTAAAGAAGCTGTCAGGTTCTATAAGGAGGTTTTGCCGGAGCTCCCTCGGTCCTCTTTTTTGGATAGGTTTGAAGGTAAGACCATTTACATCTACCCTTATGGAGCTCCTCCTGAAAAGTGGATTTTGGTTAGAGCTTATCCTTATCAGTTTCTTCTTCATCGGGTTGAGAGAGTTAGAATGCCTGACGGTTCCTTTCGCAAGTTTCACTGTTACCAGTTCAGGTACAAACTCTCCCTTTCGGCTTACACATTTTTTAACCTTTACCCTGAAGAGCTGATTAAGGAAGGAGAACCTGTTGGTTCTCACAGGGCTGGTAATTGGAGGGAAGATGCGAGGGAACTGGTGAGCTATATCAAGGAAGAGTTTAAAAGGAGCGGAGAGAAGGAACTCCTCTTAACTCTTGCTTTAAAGGACGGAAGGGAGATTACTGGGGTTATGCAGAAGTACGAAGGGTATAAGAAGTTGAGATTTGTTTTAAAAGTTCCCCAGAACCCGATTAAAAAGATAGCAATTTTCAAACATGCAGTTGATGACTTCTGGGTGGAGTAACTGGGAGCTCGGGAGGAGCTCTCGGTTTATCTAATAAGTTTCAAAAGGGGAAGTGAGCTTACTCTTGCTCTGTAGCCTGCTCTTCTTCCTCTTTAGCTCTGTTCTTAGACTCCAGCATAGAGGCAATCTCGGCGACTGTGGAACTCTCCAGTTTCTCCTCTATGATGATTCTTATCAGCCTGTTTAGCTTCTGCTCGTTGTTTCCGGCTATTCCCTGGAGGATGTAGTAAAGCCTTTTGGGAATGGAGAGCCTAACTGTTTTGTTTGTTCTCTTGCCTGTTCTTCTGCCTCTGGCCATTTTTTTCTTCCTCACATTTGAAGTTTAATTTTGATTAAAAAATTATACTTAACTACTAAGCTTTAAGTGGGAAAAATTGTGTTTCTGTTTAAGTTGTAGGATTTTCGGGATGGCCTTAATAATTATTTAAGCCTTGGTTTCTAACAGGATAATGAACCGTCTAACCATCTTCCTTACTCTTCAATATCGAGATTGAACTGTAAAGATTAATGACAGCTAGAAATCCCAAAACGATGTATCCGAAAATGCTAAGTACTAACATTTCTTTCTTTTCTCTCCCTGCTTAAGAAAGCCGTCCCACGTGTCTAATTTTAAATATTTTAAGTTTTTAAAAGCTGAGATGGGAACG belongs to Thermovibrio guaymasensis and includes:
- a CDS encoding plasmid mobilization protein, with protein sequence MFKKLDPKEEAKKFVEKADLKKNRSSRKRSETYIAVYFSKEEKERILELANEKGLSASSFIRSILKELKVI
- a CDS encoding AAA family ATPase codes for the protein MVITLAHQKGGVGKSTVATNLAVEMRLPVIDLDSQHSCYLFSVLRRGEHCKELSVYTPETVDELEKVLRELDGQDLIIDSGGYDNDLNRYALLVSDLVITPVAPSQIEVFGLLKFVEIVREALKINPNLRVYVLINNADPRSSRENRELERFIESEESFNLIKTKLYRRADYRRAYSEGLSVCEYNPSGKACREVKNLVSELNALL